In Paroedura picta isolate Pp20150507F chromosome 15, Ppicta_v3.0, whole genome shotgun sequence, the genomic window CCTCCTGAGAGCTACAGAAGGAGCATTTAAGATGCCCTTTGGCAGCTGGCTTGTTTTGACTCTGCAgaattcccagccaggaggactAAGGACTGGATTCTTCCCTTTAGGAAACAGTCAAGAGGTCCTCTTTCAGGAATTTGACAGTCATAAGTCCTGTGGTCTGTGGCCCAATCCAGTTGCAGGAAGCTCCACCCCCTTGCAGGTCTAAGTAGAGAGGAGAGTGCCTCTTCCAGGAGGAGCCCTAGCTGCTTGGAATGGAAAGTCAAGGGTTTGGGTGCCTAATGTCAAGAGAAGGGCCAAGGGGGATTTGCTCGGGCTGTTTTTGGGGTGCCTGGGGATTGCTCCAGCCTGGGAGAtggggctgccacagaaggtgtgCACTGCATCCCTGTTACCTACCTTACAGACAGCCGGGCTTGGATCCCGGAAGTGTAACAGGAGGGCTGCGGAAGCATCTCGCGTCTCCTTGGCAAAGCCCCTTATGTGCTTTTCTTGAGCGACTTCGGCCAAGTGGCCAAACAGCTGAAAGGCTGCAGCCCGCAGGGCATCGTCTGACTGAGAAACAGAAGCTGCTGtttccctccaccaaagaatGAACGGACACAAGTCTGATATCAAAAATCACAGGTCTGTGAAACCTATAGGAGAACACTCCAGCCTTCCAGGATGTACAATGAGGGACCTCAGGGtacctgttttattgcaaagaaacttcaagaacagactggaaagggaaattgctgagatgaaagttattacaacactcaaagcaatggaatccccaggaatcaacagggacattggtttcttactACGTAACCTCATTCAGTtcttatatctgcattccttacaatcccctctttctctccttatatctgcactctgatgattcctatttcattgtctgaggaagtgtgcaaaagttcacacctttgttgctcttaaaggtgctgttggactcaaattttgctctgctgctAGAAGGGACAAAGCAAGAAAGGACTGGGCTGggtctcagtggaagagcatccatgtggcatgcagaatgtcccaggttcaatccccagcatctccagtgaaaaggacgaggtaggaggtgatgggaaggacccTGGAGAGCACCTGGAGAGACAATACTGATCTTATTGGACTGATGCAGTAGAAGGCAACTCACCTGTGAGAAGTGTGCATGGGCCTGGTGGGCCACAGCCTGGATTGCACAACCCAGATGGCGTCCGCTGAGACAGCCCAATGCCTTGTGCAGCGCTTGCAGGCCCTCAGTAGCCACTTCAAGGTTTACTGCTTCGGCTGCAGCTTCTAGCAGGGATGCCAGCAGAGCCTTCTGCTGTTTCTTGGTCTGCAGGGCGGTCCTTGCATTAGTCACTGCCTGGCCTGGTCCTTCTCCAAGATCCTCAGAACCTCCCACCATCTGCTCCTGatagcaaagtccctcccccatccccattttTCCATTCGTGTTCAACGCCAACTCAGAGGTTCAAGGGTCAAGCCAGCCACGTCAGTGGCTCTCCACATGCTGCTAGTGgggtctcgtgggaattgtagtccatggacatccggagagccccattggccacccctggtctatgtcAAAGCAAATGTGTTTCCCAGGCAAGCAACTCCCTCCCGCAAAAGCCTTGGAATGCTCAAAGCTCCAGGACCAAAGCAGACGATCTCAGGGGCTTTCCACGTTAAATTCTGTAAAACCAGAGATGCCCATAAGCTAAGAGTTTGGGTCATGCACACATGTATCCTTGGCCTACCTCTTCTGGAGCAACCGTGGCCATGGTGCCCAGCCCTCGCACTGCCAAGGAACGCACGGTGGCATCCCCATCCCGCGACCTACTCAGCAGTCGTTGCAGGAGGAGTTGGAGCGTCTGCGGATTGTGCACCAAGGGGTGACCTGTGAGCTGCAGCAGACAAAGAGCCTTTGCTAAGCTCCCAAATCTGACCATTTGGAATGGCAACATGGAGCAGTCCAAGGTGGAGAAACTCTGTGTCCATATTGAACTTACAAAATTAAAACTTATTAAAATTTACCTGCgtccagctcttcctccctcccgcgTCCAACctgtttcttcccccctcctcccacagtaGCAAATCTCACCTCTGCACAGAAGACCAGGCTGAGGTCCCTGCTGGTTGTGCTGGAAGCACTCAGAGATGGCAGGAGTCGGCGGAGGAGCTCTTCAAGGAGAGGGTGCCCTGAGCACCCCAAGGCCCTGGGTGGAAAGCAAGGACGAGTCAGGCTGCAGAGAGCTCAGGCTTCAGCCTTCTTCCTACATGCAGGGATCTAGAGATCATCCAGCCAAATTAGCATACGGATTCTGCTGAGAACCAGAGTAGGAAGCTGCAACCTGGTGGCACCCAAAGACCAGCATAGTTCGTTTCTGGATATAAACAGGGGCTGAGAGACTTAGCCATGTGCAGATGTGGGCTCCTTCATCTACATTTAAACAGATTTCTTTAAAATCAGATATAGAAAAATCAAAACagtttattattagagctcagaaatgtttaaaaaccataaaagaaaatCCTATCTACTGGGCACACCTAAAACATCTCTGTGTGCACTCCACAAACACCAACAAGTTCAGATCTGATGCATTTCAATCATATTGACCTTCACCAGAGGCCAATATATAGATACACACTATTTTATATAACACTTTTCCCCAATTTTCTTCTATCTGAtatggctggttctggtcctgcagaatcctcagccagtgAATATTTCCTATTCTTCCCCTGGGTACTAGAAAATCCTGCTGTGTGCTTCTCGAACTGGAGTCAAACTTTCACTCACATTCTAAAcagatctgtatgctaatttactgccgtTTACAATctatatgctaatttactgccttTCACAGATCTTAACTGCCTTCATCCAGCCTCAGCTATAATCAGCCAGTTGCTTTATGCATGCAACTAGCCCTTGCTAGCAATTAACTCATCTCAACCCTCTGTCTACCTATATGCAATGGCTGAAGACAGTTTCattgtatttgaagaagaagagttggttcttatatgccacttttttctacccaaaggaggctcaaagaggcttacagtcgcattccctttcctctccccacaacagacaccctgtgaggtgggtgaggctgagagagccctgatatcactgcttggtcagaacagctttatcagtgctgtggcgagcccaaggtcaccagctggctgcatgtgggggagcagggaatcaaacccagcatgccagattagaagtccgcactcctaaccactacaccaaactggctgtagtgTATGTATGGACACTAAAGCTTGaacaaaacattgttggtcttcaaTTTTGGCCTCAAATTTTGTGATGTCAGAGACATTTTGCAAAACCAGAGATGCTCTTTAGCTCAGCCTTGCTTTGCCGTCTAAGCCCAAGATCAGAAAAGAAGGCAAAGCACTTTAAAAACTGTCCCTGTTTCCTTGATTTTACTGTTGTCAAGGGTCaaggttgttgttattgtcatactgtcatattgattttgatagtgttctgtgtgaatgttcaaaaatgttttatgtaaaccgcccagaaccgtagggaagggcggtataaaaatataaataaataacataaataaataaaataaaataaaagggaaccGATGAAAAGGGATTGGAATCTCCCAGGGGCTTTGCAGAGTTAGTAGAAATGCTCTCCTCACCTGGCCAACTGGGCAACGCCTTTCAGGAAGCTACACGGCTCTGCCAGGAAGTACCATGTATCTCCTGTATCTAGTTCCCTGGCAGTCTTGGGCAAAGCTTTCTGGAATGCCGCTTGCAACACTCCGACAGCCAGCCTGGAATGCAGATGGGCTTAGCTGAGAAGGGCCTGGCCAGGAGATGacgaagagaaagaaaaggactagcaagtcccccaccccccttgcaccAATCAGAGGTTCACCAAATGGAAGTGAAAAGGGGGCCACTGCTCATGGACTCATTAATCTTGGAGCAGGAGTGGGAACAAAAGGATGTCTGTATATTTGGAGCTCtaattaaaaatcttttaaattttattaggaatgttttaactattttgtaaaccGTTTGTGGagagtctataaatctaataataattaaaaatatatatatctgaaGGGCCATGAAACTGTTGCAAAAACAAACGTTTTCTGCTTCTGGCGCTGTTGTCAAAGGCAAAGTGGGAAATTGGGAGTATGAAGAAGTCAAAGGTTGCTAGGGTGGGCGGCCAGGTTGTGAGGGCAAAGGAACGAAGGCCATGTTCATTCCGAGCATGGCAGGCGTGTGGAAGGAGCTAGCCACACAAGGTGCAATGTGGAGAACATCACCTATGGGGTGTCACGAGTTCCTCATTTCTTTCCAGAAGAGGAGCTGAAATCAGCGACTCTGTGCCTGGGTCTCTGCTGAGTCGGCACAGGAGAAAGTAGCACAGCTCGGGGAATAGCGGGAGAAACTTGTTGCAGTCATCCAGACCCACAATCACCTCTCGGAGGGCAGTGAGCACCTGGAAAAGAGACCGCAGTCTGGAGGGAGCAATGCTTGATGTCTACAGAGCCATTCTGAAAATAAACACCCTgttccctcttccctttccacCTGGAAATGGCTGAAGCTCACACCTCTGTTGGTCTTCCAGCCTTGCAAATCTTGGTGTGGAGGGGCTCTtgtccgccccccctccctcccagcctggaAGCCAGAGCTCTCACCTGTCCGAGGCTGTTCCCGCCACCAGTCTCCCTGGTCCCTCCTTGTGCTCTCAGCTGTCTCAGCAAGTACCGCAGGATGGGAACAAAGCACCCCGTGCGAGTTACAAGTGCGGCCCAGAGTTCGTTCCTTGCCCTGGAGATGGCACAGAGGTTTGTGACACATTGTTATTTTCAGGATAGGATGGTAATGAGTGCTTtggggaaggggtagtcaacctgtggtcctccagatgttcatggactgcaattcccataagccccagccagcatgctggctggggcttatggggactgtagtccatgaacatctggaggaccacaggttgactacccctgctttggggaATGAAAGACCCTTTATTTTTGGGGAGCAGAATTCTTGGTCTTCCATTCTTGAGACTTCCTGTGAGCAGCATCCATGTCCCAAATGAACCTTCCAATCTCAGATAGCCCACCACGGACCTGTCTTGAAGTAAGGGCTGCTCCAAGAGGGAGGCACAGACCCACTTGAGATGGTACTTGGACAGTATGGCCACGGCCCGGGCCAAAGACAGGCGCTGAGGCGGGTCCTCAGATTGCTGAAGGCTGCAGCAGATGAAGGCCACCAGGTTGCAGACCTAGAAAAAAAGAGCCAGGAGCTGGCTGCTGTCACTGAGATCCGAAAAACTGagcaggcaccacccccaaaatctccaggtgtttcccaacccagagccagcagcCTTACTGCCACAGGAtgcagagccagccacatgcccaggCAGAAGAAGCCCAAGCGCAGGgattaaaaactaattaaaaaaTACACTGAGAAAGAGAGATGAGAGAATAATAGCAACAATTGTGACAGGTGTGGCTGAAATAATGCTATTTTAATTTGCCTGTGCTATTACaggcagaggctcataggaactgtagtccatggacatctggagaggccctGTTTGGCCATCCTTGCATCTATTAGAACTCCAGTGTTGAGCAGAAACTCCACCCCCCTTTCTAAAAAGACCTGGCAGTGGCCAGGAAAGGTGCCGGTATGTGCCATGTTGGGACCCCATTCTAGACCACCTGCACCTGCGGACAGAAGACCAAAGAGCCGTTCACAAGCTCAGAGTTAATTTCACAGGAGCTCGGAAGGCTCATGCAGACAGCCAGACAGCAGGAGCGCCCCTTTCCATATCACATAGCTGTTCAAGGCACAGCTGGCTGTCAAGCAACCTGCTTCGGTTGACTTGCAACCTAGCCTTACCTTGCCACTCAGGTCTGGGCCCTGTTCCATCACCATCGCTTCAAACCACAGGAGGACGGCCCGGTCGCAGGCCGCACTCACCGTCCCCAACTGCTCCAGCAAGGAGCATAGAAAGGCCAACATCTCTTGGCAGGGAATGGTAGAGTTGACAATCTGAGGAATGGAGAACGTTAGAagtttcccccacccaccgcccTGGCCTCTCCTTGGGTGCAGATCACGAAAATGGCTCCTCCCTGGTGCCACAGGGATTCCTGGGAAGGCGCCTTCCTTTATGTTTTGGTAAGGTAGGCTATTTGGGCAGCTCTATAATAACTTAATTTGATATTACACTACTCTGTCCAGGTTAACATGTTTCTACAAGTCCTCTCACTGTTTCCCACTTCCGGAGACCGTATTAGGTCTGGTCATGGGAGGCTGTCCTTGGGCCTGAATCTTCCCCAGTGTTGCTTTCCAAAGACTTCCACATGCCCCTTACTTTGGCCAGCTGGAACGAGGCCACGTGGACTATTCGCCGACACTCGCTCTGGAGATCTTTCTGGATGCGGTGCAGCTTCCAATCCTGACGGCGACCTTCTGGTGTGTGGAGTGTGGCCGTGCCTGGAAAAGATGCCCCCAGGGCCGAGGACAGGGCAGGCATCAGGGCTCCAGCCCCACAACCAACATCAGGGCAGTATTCAAATGACTGACAGTCAGCAGAGCACGTCTGCACTGTAAAATTAATGTGGTTGAATGCACCACCAGCCACCactttttggaagggggggaaatgatcAGCATTCTCAGTGTTCTTAAGACTTGGGAGAGAAAACTGGTCTGAaaccaatatatatttttttgtgtAGACGTGCAGTtggcaacataaaaaaaaaatcagagcgtACTGAACAGTTTCAGCAAGTTAACAGGAAACTCTGCTTCTGTGAGCATTTATCAATGAATGTAATAGAATGTAAGTACGCATgcacgaacacacacacaccctaaaaaGGTTCTGGCCAGCCATGGCAAAGCTGCTCTTGCACCACCAAGCAATGGACTTTCAGGAGAGTGTGGCCCCGCAGGGGTTCTGGGCAGAGGACTGAGAAAGGGGCCCTCTCTGATCTTTAAAAGGACATTCCCTGCAGCTACTTTGTAGCTTCAGAGAAAGCAAGTTGGGTTGGCCAAGTGCCACTTGACAAGTCGGGTGGAGGCAGAGAAAATTAGTTGGCCGGGTGCTCATCTGATCGTCCTTGCCTAGTCCCCTCACCTTGGATGCTCAGCAAGGTCTTGATGCAGTCACCAGCGGCCTGGCGGATGGTCCCGGCTGTGTCGCAGGTGAAAGGCCCCAGAGTCGCAATCAGACGGCCATACTGCCCAAAGGAGATCCCGGgctggagagagaggaaggagagtgGTGCGGATGTTCTTACGAGGATGCAGGTTTCCTCTTGGCTgtctcccctccttttccccaatTAAGGCACCTTGCCCTGGCTGCTGAAGCAACGGGGTTGGGCAGTAATTCATGTGTGACagttttcttctttaaaacagAAGAACATTTAGGACATTTAGGTCTTTGGAGTGTTTTTAGTCTTTCTTTCTCTGAAACCAGACACAAGGCAGGTGGCGATCAATCAATATATAATTCAGAACCTATACAATCCGTGTATACTAGTAATTAATCATTGGGTAGGCAGTATCAAAAGCCCTCCTGGATCATGCCACCTGGCATAACTCGTGGGAATTTAAGAAAGTGGAAGCCTTCTGAATAACTCCACGAAGGAGATTGCAGAAAATGCTCAATCTGTAATCCCCCTGAGATGACTGGAAACCAATGGCATTCAAGTGCTTTCCTTACTgtatttctgtcttttttttcaAACATGATTTGTGGCCGTCTCCCCTCCAAAATTCGTAACGCACAGGTGCCTCTTTAACTCTCCCAtaaatctctctccctcccttctccttccatcTTACAGAATTGCTTTCTGTTTTCTAGCCGTTCTCCAGCCCCGTCACCCCCAGATCTAGACAAACAACTCCCATTCGCGTAGGGAGCACCACACCGGTACACACATTTTTCAAAAGGCACTGTAGTGCAAGACATGCATTCTAAACAGGGACTGCCCTTTGTAAACACGGACAATGGCGGTGTGTACGTAGAGCAAAGGAAAGAGCAGATCTGGAAACCAATTCTGTGCCAAGAAGAATAGCAGCATAGCCAAGAACCGTGATCTTCCCACCCGCATGCGTGGGAATCTCCTTTTTTGGTGTGTGGGCATTTGTTTTTGAACTAGGGCACTCCCTGGTCTCCTCGGAAGTGCTCACTGAAGCAGTGGTCCGTCTGTGGCATTCATCCAGCAAGTGGGCACTGAGCTGCACAGCGCGGGCACGTTCCCATTCTTGCTCGGAAACCAGCCAGTACAGTAAaagctgtggggaaagggaggaggtgtCAATCACTCCATGGAACTAACAGGCCTTCGCACACACACCCCGTCCCTAGGCATGCTTTccaagccccacctctctcaaaaaacaaaacaacaagaaAACCCACCTTCAAACCCAGACAAATGAAAAGCAGTGGCTGGCATGCACCCAAGGAGTACCCGGGAAGTAGGGCTGTtggaatagaccaggggtagtcaaattgcggccctccaaatgtccatggactacaattcccaggagcccctgccagcattcgctggcaggggctcctgggaattgtagtccatggacatctggagggccgcagtttgactacccctggaatagacaatgcctggtgtacaaagaagaagaccttgaagggagcagcaagaagacaattggATACTCaagtcagcaccttctctccggTTAAGCCACGAGCCCTTGCCTCTCTGTGGAACTAACTGTGCCTTGTCAGAGGGCTTGAGGATAGGAGACAAACTTGCATAGAACGGGGAAGAACAAGAAGGTGTCAGGAGACGAGAGAGAGCTTAAACAGCAGGGACTTGAAGCTTGACGCTTGCTGTCCTTCTAGCTTGCTCACCTGGAAGACTTCCTGGACCCACTTTGAACGGGCATCtccctcttcctcgtcctcctcctcctccttttcttctagcAGGGTCTCCACCAGCTCTGCCAGGGAAGCCATAGCACCGGCATAGAGTGCCTGCAACACAATCCAGGGATGGAGAAAAGACTGGACGCTCTCCCAGCCAGCATCTCTCCTCTTAGGCCCGCACACCCTGGCATCCCCCCTGTTCACGTCAACCACAGTGCATATGCCGCACCTCACTTGCATTGTCTGTGAGCTCGAGGGGAGGCAAGGCGAAGATGCAGCCCAGGCATAGCTCTGCCAGCTCCCGGTTCTCCTCGTGGCTCATGGCTTCTGGCACTTTGCTGAGAAAGACAGACACGGGGCTCTTATATTTCAGACCCCATGACTTCCACCCATACTCTAATCTGGAACCTAcccagtgtttttaggaagtgggcagggccaggcaggACTTCTGCTCAGTGTTTcccattggctgtgcagattttttaaaaaatattgttttgacagtAGTTGCCTCCGCAGCACGAGAGTTAGATTGCGGCCATCATCTGGgggctggctccacttcctgcaacggccattttgtggcagccattttgttgctgtgcccacgATGACCACAGaccccaaaaaggttgggggaccccTGATATATTTCATGGAATATGTGCATGTAAATGGGCTTCTCGGTTTAAAATCCCCATGGTGTCTCACCCCGTTAAAAGGTTAAAGGGGTTGGGGGAGAAAGGGGAACATACCTCAGGTGCCGGAGGGCCACCATGGCCTGCTGGCGAACAGGAGACACGAGGGCATCCAAGGGCTCGGCTTTGATGATATCCTGAAACAGACCCcgttggaaggggcctcccgCAAGTCACAAAGCAAAGGTTCTTGGCCAttctcttcccccacagccacaAATTACAAGACCCTGTCCAACCCCTTCGAATTTCCCCATCCTCATGGAGTAAACAGTGAGCCGCCTTTCCTCTTGTCTGATTCTatgtaagatctgcagtgtgcatgattcactAGCGTGAGAagaacatcctgcagggggcatcagaggagatgtgtgtttagcatagttagattaggaacttctggGGATTTTTCAGACACTCCTCtccagttggagacttcctgttcctttaagcccacttcctccctgcttgcctccagaacagaatgaatgcagaacataCAGACTGTAGGacactctcccccctctctttctatgcaaagttgcttcacaatacaatattttatttattcaatttctatgcCGCCCCTTAAGCCTCCTGGTGCTCCTCTCTTTGTGTGTTTAAGCTAGGCAGATGCTCACAACCACAACAACTCTGTCACTCACCACGAGATGGCCAACAAGAGCCCTTTTCTGGGGCAGCAGGAAGGCTGCGGCTTCCCCTCCACCTTGGATAGAAAGGCAGACCTCAGACACAGACCGGGTAAAGCTCAGGATCAGTTCAGGATCTCTGGCAACctgggccaagatggagaagagcaGAAGGGGATGAAGCctgctggggagagggggcaggaagCTCTATGGGGCAGGCATGTCCTGTGACTTCCACTCAACAGGTGGGTAATCGGCCCACAGCTCTCCCTTATGCTTTAGTTTCAGGACATTTTCTCACCCTGGCTGTTCTAACATTGCCAGTTATAGggagagaaattcctggagattttggggttggggagggttgtcagtggtgtataatgcaaacgtccccccctcccaaagcaaaccTTTTCTCAGGGGAAATGACCTCTATTACATGGagtccagttgtaattctgggagctctcctgcccccacctggagactggcaaccctacatgcccTTGTTCACTTGCATACCCACTCCTCCCATTCCACATCCAGACGCTCATTCTGGGATCACTCCTTTCATCGATTCAGCCTCAACTGAAACACAATGCTGGTGAAAGTGGGACAGTAGGTGCTAAACAGTCGATGATTGTGCCTGAGATCCACAGGCATGCATTGGTGTGCCAGTACTGAACATGTAACAGCAGCGGACCCAGTTTAAATGAGACACTAGCAGTGTGAATACAGGAAAGTTCTTTCTACCCGCTATTGTCCTGTGTGAACCAGGAATTGTTCAGCCCCTCCTTGCAGGGAAATCTGACTGTGGCCGGGTGGAGCCAGAAGGCTGCCTACCAGACTGACCTCCGGGCTGCTTGTGGTGCAGTGGTGCAGGATCCTGGGTGTGATATCAGTCGCCAGATGGAGCAGCAGTTGCTGTCGGGGGGCATGGATCGTGGCACTGctgtagaggaggagcagggcaCTCTTCACCTTGTCCCTCTCTGGCTGTGGCAAGCCCTGCAGTTGGCAAAGAAAGGGAAATTGTCACAGAGGAACGATACTCTCTGGGGTGTCCAACAGGGAAAGGCCACGGTGCAGCGGCAGAGaacctgcttggcaggcagaaggtcaacaggttcagtccccagcttCAAGAGACAGTCCTGGTCCTGAGAGACTAAGGCTCTGGTTCAGGACAGGTGGGGATGCAACTGTCCTCCGAAGGGATACAGGCAGATGAGGCAGAAGACTCTCCCTTGCTAGCCTGGCTCACTTACTTGAGTCACCAGGAGCTAGTTTGTTCTGCGATTGCCATTCCCTTGGGCTTGAACCTGAGCCAGGGATGAGTTGCTGACAACTGGCTACATTTCCACCGTGAGGGACAAAGGTTTCTAATTTAAAATCTTCAGAGACCCGCACAAAGCAGCTCCCAAAATAAATTCAAGATCAAAACCACAAGACCGTAAAAATCGCAAAAAAAGCCACAGCCTGTCCAAATCCcagaagcaatttttaaaagcataaaacccCCAGAGGGCTCCTTTGAACATGGGCTGGATGAATTTAAGCATAGTCAGCTTCCACTGAtccaaagagaaggaagcaggcagcCTGTTTATTTCGGGGCAGGCTGTTCCAGctgcagaagacagaattaggaAAAGATggatgcagggggtggggagggggagaatccaaACCTGGCTGAAGTAAAAGTCAGCCGAATCTTCCCACTTGGAAATTTCTTCCTCAAAGCGGCTCAGGGCCTTCAGTGTGGCAGGGAACTGCCCTTCTCCACAATAGGCCAGGCATTGGCAGAGACCCTGCAGAAAGAGAGGTCTCAGTTGCCTTaagaagagctctgttggatcaggCAGAAGGCTCATCGAATCCCGCATCCTCTCTTCAAACCAGGAATTGTGCAAAGTCCAAAGCAATGCACGAAGGCCAAAGCTTTGCACAGTTGTTGCTCTTCCCCTACAACTGCCCCCAGAGGTAGGCTGTCTTCCTCAGCTGACATTGTGCTTACCCCCCCCCTTGATTTTTGACCACCTCTTCCCCTTTTAAAACCTGCCAGGCACAGCAAAGCTCTGGACAAATGGAGGAGCCCAAAAGCAATACTTACCTCTCGCTGGTCTTCATCCGTGTAATCTGCGTGCAACAATAACTCTTGGAGATACAGCGTCACTCCAGCCACGTCCCCCGCGGTGGACAGAGCTGTACCCAGGGCCTTGTAGAGGAATGCCTAAAAGAGAAAGAGGCCAACCAGGCCTACACTGAGCTCCATAAGACCTGGATGCCCCAGAAGCtagatacaagaagaagaagaagaagaagaagaagaagaagaagaagaagaagaagaagaagaagaagaagaagagttggttcttatatgccgcttttccctacccgaaggaggctcaaagtggcttacagttgccttccctttcctctccccacaacagacaccctgtggggtgggcgaggctgagagagccctgatattactgaagaagaagaagagttggttcttatatgccgcttttctctacccgaaggagtctcaaagtggcttacagtcgccttccctttcctctccccacaacagacaccctgtggggtgggcgaggctgagagagccctgatatcactgcccggtcagaacagttttatcagtgccgtggcgagcccaaggtcacccagctggttgcatgtgggggagtggggaatcgaacctggcatgccagattagaagtccgcactcctaaccactacaccaaactggctcgcaaCACCAAGCCCAACAAAACCAAGTTGATGGAGTCATATCTGCGCAATTGATAGGTTTTTTGAGGCCTATCCTTAGTTTCACAACGTTGTCACACCCCGCCACCCATCCGCGcgctgtatttatttatcatatttttgGGTTAGTTGTTGGTTGGTTTCCCTGTAAAGTGTCGAAGCAATTTTGTATTTTAAGATTAGATAACCGTAAGATCCAGAGTTAAACACAGCAAGATAAGAGATgaggattatatatatatatattattatctgtatctgttttctgttccctgtaaaccgccctgagccttcgggagagggcggtatataaatataaataaataaataaaattgta contains:
- the LOC143824261 gene encoding maestro heat-like repeat-containing protein family member 2A isoform X4, which produces MADEDAPSSGSLLCSINHLLQLPEPADQKEVVLHILQAARIQPAAVMPVLMVTLRQDEVSAWQKVAVYHSLQAMLEHGLEVEPVQDFILVASEQLRASPAQGVPRELQVAASSTLATLARRHFNPTMTELQRQLKPFVPPDEFLLHTLGKMAADNVHGCVPYLGITLTTLQTTMRWMEDGRQRQALCMALEQICGAIRIYLRTWERSSHPRLSVQQFATYLLPLYTCITRNWLPGSDAQVKLAIVRVLGPMLSILLTKEFQAQIHGDLTLLVAQYESNVEPLQVTKILSQILEASLVNNSHIPRRHVEPLARVLTQQVCARGETQHPGQHERGNQAEIAHNFLQLARSHPLELLGFLQVQLEESHAEARVTLLGLLSRIIVAQLPELWSRRQLCVKAIKAVLGDDSIRVRFAVLQAIGKLLQAGYLERVEGWPLNYISLQLAISAHQLGHSRMSLPLGGLEEKAIQTASMDALQVAAASERGTSQELWAKMLAYLMQPHFTGSAASLCHILRLLAKQRMRRVLQDGLEAVNSPTPQELLARLLGLAVSPFEGSGRGLAVLLLLQVLRPEIYKDVAEQWWVEIPGMVHLLEGHSKHTLEQAAWEQRLLEFLKKSLHRSQEGGWNLDLGQELAKQMNHYPSSSAEKAFLYKALGTALSTAGDVAGVTLYLQELLLHADYTDEDQREGLCQCLAYCGEGQFPATLKALSRFEEEISKWEDSADFYFSQGLPQPERDKVKSALLLLYSSATIHAPRQQLLLHLATDITPRILHHCTTSSPEVARDPELILSFTRSVSEVCLSIQGGGEAAAFLLPQKRALVGHLVDIIKAEPLDALVSPVRQQAMVALRHLSKVPEAMSHEENRELAELCLGCIFALPPLELTDNASEALYAGAMASLAELVETLLEEKEEEEDEEEGDARSKWVQEVFQLLLYWLVSEQEWERARAVQLSAHLLDECHRRTTASPGISFGQYGRLIATLGPFTCDTAGTIRQAAGDCIKTLLSIQGTATLHTPEGRRQDWKLHRIQKDLQSECRRIVHVASFQLAKIVNSTIPCQEMLAFLCSLLEQLGTVSAACDRAVLLWFEAMVMEQGPDLSGKVCNLVAFICCSLQQSEDPPQRLSLARAVAILSKYHLKWVCASLLEQPLLQDRARNELWAALVTRTGCFVPILRYLLRQLRAQGGTRETGGGNSLGQVLTALREVIVGLDDCNKFLPLFPELCYFLLCRLSRDPGTESLISAPLLERNEELVTPHRLAVGVLQAAFQKALPKTARELDTGDTWYFLAEPCSFLKGVAQLARALGCSGHPLLEELLRRLLPSLSASSTTSRDLSLVFCAELTGHPLVHNPQTLQLLLQRLLSRSRDGDATVRSLAVRGLGTMATVAPEETKKQQKALLASLLEAAAEAVNLEVATEGLQALHKALGCLSGRHLGCAIQAVAHQAHAHFSQVP